CGACCGGTCGGGGGTGCGCCTCGGCCTGGTCGACGAGGCCGCCGTGCGGGCCGCCTACGAGGACCTGTCGGCCGTCGCGGGCCCCTGGCTGTACGTGCAGGCGATGGCCGCGGACGGACGGGCCGACCTGTCGACCACCTTCACCATCAGCACCGACCCGTCCTTCGGTGCGCTGGTGTCCTTCGGGATCGCCGGGGTGTCGACCGACCTGCTGGGGGACACCGCCTACCGCGCCGTGCCGCTCACCGACACCGATGCGGCCGATCTCATCGCCGCCCCCCGGGCCGCTCCGCTGCTCCGCGGGTACCGCGGCGCGCAACCCGTGGACACCGCGGGGCTGGTGGACATCGCCCTACGACTGTCGGCGCTGGCCGACGACCAGCCCGAGGTGCGCCGTCTGGAGCTGCTGCCGGTGCTGGTCGGACCGCGGGGGGTGGCGGTCGGCAGCGCGACCGCGGTCATCGGACCGCCGCCGGAACGATCGGACGCCCGCCGCCGGCTGCGTTAGACCGTTGCCGGCGACGCCAGCTTGTCGGCGTGCGTCGTCATCCACCGCAGGTCGCGCCGGTAGGCGGCGACGTGGGCGTGCAGGTCGGGGTGGCCGGCGTCGGCCCGACCGAGGGTGAACGCGGCCAGTTCCTGGATCCGGTCGACGGCGGTGGCGACGACGGCGGCCGGGTGTACTCCGTGCCCGTACACGTCGGTGAGCAGTCGCAGTCGGCGCGCCCGCTCCGGCACCGAGTCGGACGGGTCGCCGTCGGGGACGAGGTCGGTCAGTGGCACCCACCGGTAGGCGAGGTAGGCGACGTCCCAGATCCGCGGGCCCGGCGAGGCCGTGTCCCAGTCGATCACCCCGGTCACCCGTCGATCGGTGAAAACCGTGTTGTACGGGGCGAAGTCGTTGTGGCAGATCACCTCGGCCGGCTGGTGGGTGGGCAGCCGCCAGATCGCGTCGTCGACGGCGAACGACGCGCTCGCCCGGTGCAGCTGGCCCAGCCGGGTGGCAACGGCGACGAGGATCTCGTCGGACCAGATCCACGACGGCAGCGGATAGCTCGGCACCGTGCCCGGCAGGAAGGACGTCACGTCCCGTCCGTGTTCGTCGACCCCGAGGGGAGCGGGAACCCAGTCCAGCCCCGCGTTCCGCAGATGCCGCAGGAGGCGTTGCACCGTCGGCGACCAGGGGCCGGACGGTCGGAGCACGGTCGCCCCCACCCGAGCGGCGCCGCCCATGTTCCCGCCGGCCAGCGGGATCTCGACCGGGTCCGGTTCCGGGCCCAGCGGCGACCAGCCGCGCAGGAAGTCGAGCACCTGCTCGGCCGGCATCTCGCACGGCTTCAGGACGGCCCCCGTCGTCAGGTGCAGCACGTTGGTGCTCACCCACCCGGTGCCACCGAGTTCCTCGGCCGCGATCGCGACTGTCCGGCCGCCGACCTGGTCCGTGCGTCGTAAGCCCCACCGCCGGCCCCGGTAGCGCACCTCCGACCAGCCGGCCGGGACCCGGCGGACCAGGGCATCCAGGTCAAGATCATCGGTCATCGCGGTTCCTCCGCGGTGGCGGTCCGTTCGAGGTCGAGCAGGTACCGCTTGGTGTCGGGGCCGCCCAGGTAGCCGCCCAGGCTGCCGTCGGCGCGGAGCACCCGATGGCAGGGCACGACGATGGGGAGCGGGTTGGTCGCGCAGGCCGTCCCGACCGCGCGGACCGCCTTCGGGTTGCCGGCCCGCGCGGCCAGCTCGGCGTAGCTGACCGTCCGTCCGTACTCGACCCCCGGCAGCAGGCCCTGGACGGCGGCCCGGAAACCGGCCGACAACCGCCGGTCCAACCGCACGTCGAACGATCGCCGTCGTCCGGTGAAGTACTCGTCCAGTTGGCGGGCGACCGGGTCGGTCCGGGCCGGTGTGGCCAGGATGCGGGCGCTGACCCGATCGGCGAGGCGCTGCAGCACGGTGTCGAACCCCTCCCCGGCGAACGCGACCCGCAGCACCCCGTGTTCGGTCGCGGCCAGCAGCAGCGGCCCGATCGGCGAGTCGATGGTGCGGTAGGCGATGTCCAGAAGCCCGTCGGCCTCGGCGCGGTCGGCCAGGCGGGCCTGCAGGGCGGCGAGTTCCGCGTCCGACACTCCGAACGCGCTCGCGGGGGTGGTCGGGTCGGCGGGCGGTGGGGCGGCGGTCATGGGTGGGCTCCTGTGCGTCGGGACGACGGGGATTGCGCCGCGCCCGGGTCGTCCGAAGTGGGGTGGACGGCCAGAACGCGACGGAGGGTCGCCAGGCCATCGGCGGCCGCACGGCGGACGGCGGCCGGGGTGCTGCCGGTCAGCTCGGCCGTCTCGGTGTGCGGCAGCCCGCCGAACCAGTGATAGGCCACCGCCAGGCGCTGCCGCTCAGGGAGATCGGCCACCGCGGCCCACACCTCGTCCGTCGCGTCAGCGGCCGGGTCGACCGCGGGACGCGCTTCGGAGGGCGCCGGCTCGGCGGTGGGGACGGCCCGTCGCTCCCGACCCCGGATGACGTCGATGGCCTTGCGGTGCGCGATCCGCACCAGCCACGCCTCGACGTTGTCGACCGGAGCGGGCCAGACCCGCAGAGCCGACAGGAACGTCTCGGACCAGGCGTCATCGGCGTCCGGCCCCGGTCCCAGCACGGCGCGGCAGACCCGCAGCACGGTGGCGCCGTGCCGGCGGACGATCTCGTCGAACGGGGGTGCGCCCCGGGGGGTGGGTGTCATCGAGGGGTAGACGCGGGCGAACCCGCCGGTGTGAGGGGTAGCCGGTCGCGCACCTGCCGCCCTCGCCGTCCGGACCACCCGGAACAGCAAAGGACCGGACCCGTCGATCGACAGGCCCGGTCCCCCCGGGGCGCGGCCATGGGCCGCATCAGATCATGCGTGCAGCCGTCAGCTCGCGTACGCCCGCAGCATCTCGGAACGGTCGCCCGCGCGCAACTTCGCCATCGAGTCACGCTCGATCTGCCGTACCCGTTCGCGAGAGATGCCGAACACCCGTCCGATCTCGTCCAGCGTGCGGGGCCGGCCGTCGACGAGCCCGTAGCGCAGGCGCACCACGGTCTGCTCGCGCTCGTCCAGCGTGCGCAGCACCTTGTCGATGTCGCTGTGCATGAACCCGGCGACCACGGCAGCCTCGGCCGAGGTCGACTCGCTGTCCTCGATGAAGTCGCCCAGCGGGGCTTCCTCGTCGGTCCCGACCGGCATGTCCAGGCTGACCGGATCCCGGGCGTGATCCAGAAGATCGGCGATCTTCTCCTCGGCAATACCCGACTCCGCAGCCAGCTCGGCCATCGTCGCGTCGCGGCCCAACTGCTGGTGCAGTTCGCGCTTGAGCCGGGACAACTTGTTGACCTGCTCGACCAGATGGACGGGCAGCCGGATGGTGCGTCCCTGGTCGGCCATGCCGCGGGAGATCGCCTGCCGGATCCACCACGTCGCGTACGTGGAGAACTTGAAACCCTTGGTGTAGTCGAACTTCTCGACCGCCCGGATGAGACCCAGGTTGCCTTCCTGGATGAGGTCCAGCAGCGGCATGCCGCGGCCGGTGTAGCGCTTGGCCAAAGACACGACCAGACGCAGGTTCGCGACGAGCAGGTGGCTGCGGGCCCGATTGCCGTCGTTGACGATCATGCGCAGATCACGCCGTTGCGCCGGCGTCAGCGTCTCGTCGCCGGACATCTTATGGGCGGCGAACACGCCCGCTTCGATACGCTTGGCCAGTTCCACCTCCTGCTCGGCGGTCAGCAGGGCGGTCTTGCCGATACCGTTGAGGTAGACACGAACAAGGTCCGCGGAGGGGCCCTGAGCGTCCAGGTCCTCGGGCTCGCGGGTGAGGGTGCGGGATGAAGTCGCGGGGGAGGTCATCGGTCGTACTCCCTTCGATCCGATGGGGTCGAACGTTGGGACTGCACTCGTCCCGTCACTGGTTCGAACGTCTGTCGACCCCGATTTAGTTCCCTGTGGGCACTGCGGTCACGCTGGTCCTGACGGCGGGGTCAAGAATCGGATCAACCCCTCGACGAACCGATTCCCCGCCCCGGCCTCGCTCAGCGGTTCCGGCGGGCGATCGACCACGTGGCCATCACCCGTGTCGCGGTTCGCGTCCCGAGGGTGGACAAACCACACCGTGCCCGCGTGTGGACTGCGGGGGGCAGTCGATGGGAGAGACGTGAGAATCGGCCGAATGGGACCGGCGTCACACTTCCACCAGAACGGTGAACGGACCGTCGTTCACGCTGGTCACGGCCATCATCGCGCCGAAGCGCCCGGTCTGCACGGTCGCCCCACGGCGGCGTAGCTCGTCGACCACGGCGTCCACCAGCGGCTCGGCGACCGGTCCCGGGGCCGCGTCCGTCCAGGACGGCCGACGCCCCTTGCTCGTCCGCCCGTACAGGGTGAACTGGCTCACCACGAGGACGGGAGCGTCCATGGTCGCGGCCGACTGCTCGTCCCGCAGGATCCGCAACTCGTGCAGTTTCGCCGCCAGCGCCACGGCCGTCGCCGGCGTGTCCGTGTGCGTCACACCGACCAGGGCCAGCAGGCCCGGTTCGTCGATCCGGCCCACCACCTGCGAGCCCTCGTCCGACTCGACCGTCACCGAGGCCGACCGGACCCGGCTGACCACGGCGCGCATCAGGCGGCCACCGGGTGCAGCAGCCCGCGGGTGATGGCCACCCGTACCGACGGCAGGACCGCCGCGGCCAGTGCGTCCTCGTTCAGGCCGTGCACCGCGGCCAGCAGTTCGATCTGCAGGCTCAACGGGGCCAGCCCCGTGCACCCGCCCAGCAGCGCCTCACCCCACTCGTCGAGCTGCAGGGTGGCGCCGGGCCCGCTGTCCCGCGCCAGCATGCGCAGCACCGTCGTCCACCCCTCGTGCCCGGCGACCGCGCGGTGTTCCAGGATCGCGTCCGCGGCCAGCGACAGCGGGGTGGCCAGCAGGTCGCGGTCGCTGCGCTGCAGCACCCAGGATCGGCGGGCCAGGAACGCGGCGACCTCCGGTCCGGTCAGCTCGTCACCGGCGGCGGTCAGTTCGTCGAGAGTCACGGCCGGATCGGCGGTGTCGGTCCGCCGCAGCGCGATCGACCCCATGCCGATGCCGGTGACGTTCTCGGCCGCGAACCAGTCCAGCCAGCGTTCGGCGGTGGCTGCGGCCTGCTCGCTACCGGCCTCGCCGCTGTCGGCCAGCCAGAGACCGACGTACTCGGCCGGGTCGGCCAGTTCGCGCTGGACCACCCAGGCCTCGCATCCGGAGCCGTACACCCACTCGCCCACCCGGGTCCGCCAGTCGGCGTCGTCACGGACGATCCAGTTGGCCAGGTACTGGGCGGTGCCTCCGGGGTTGAGTCGCTGCCGGGTCCCCGCGAGCAGCGCGGCGCAGACGCTGTCGCCGACCATCCCCGAATCGCGGTAGGTGAAGGCGGCCTCACCGGTGCCGATGACGAACGGCGGGTTGGAGACGATGAGGTCGAACGTCTCGTCGGCGACCGGGTCGAACAACGACCCGTCGCGCAGGTCCCATTGCTGACCGTTCAACCGGGCAGTCGCCGCGGCCAGGGCGAGCGCGCGCCGGTTGACGTCCGTGGCCACGATGCTGCCGGCATGCGGGCCCAGGTGCAACGCCTGGATTCCGCAACCGGTCCCCAGGTCGAGGGCCCGCTCCACCGGTTCGCGGATCACCTGACGGGCCAGCGTGATCGACGCCTGACCGATGCCCAGGACGTGGTCGGTGCGGACCGGTCCGGGACGGGTGTCGGAGTCGAGGTCGGAGACCACCAGATATTCAGCGGTGTCGTCCGCGTGCGGGCGCACATCCAGCCCGGCCCGGACGGTGTCGCGGTCGACCCGCTCCAGGACCTGCGCCTGCAGGGCCCGCTCCAGACCCGTCCGGGGCAGGGCCGCCGCCACGTCGGCGGCCGACTCGGTGCGGCCGAGCAGGAAAAGTCGCACCAGTACGCCGAGCGGGGTGCGCTCGCGGGTCGCGCGCAGCGCGGGTGGGAACTCGCCACGGGCCAGGGCCCGGTTCGCGCTGGGCCCGAGCAGGGTGGGCACGCCCTCCGCGTCGTACCCGGCCGAGCGCAGGTCGTCGCCGAGCCGGTCGACGGTCTCGAGATCGGTCAGGGGCAGAGCCGCGTTCGCCGTCACCCGCGGGAGCCTACGGGTCGGCCGTATCGAGAAGACGTTCGCGCGGCGCTACCCGGGACTTGGCGCGGCACAAGCGTCTTGTCGAATGGGGGAGCGTGGCGGATGCCCCGGGGCACAATCTCGGTCATGACGTCACGCACCCTGCACCTCACCGGCAACCCGGAGGCGGACGAACTGCTGGCCGCCGACGGCAACGCGCTGCTGCTGGGGATGGTCCTGGACCAGCAGGTGCCGATGGAGAAGGCGTTCGCCGGGCCGGCGGTGCTGGCCGAGCGGATGGGCACCCCGGGCCGGATCGACGTTCCGGGCATCGCGTTCATGAACGCCGACGAGTTCGCCGAACTGTGCGCCCGCCGACCGGCCGTCCACCGCTTCCCCGGCGCCATGGCCAAACGCCTGCAGGGCGTCTGTCAGGCCCTGGTCGAGCGGTACGACGGCTCCGCGGTCGAGCTGTGGTCGACGGCGGACTCGGGGGAGGAGCTGCTGCGGCGGATCGGTGACCTACCCGGGTTCGGCGCGCAGAAGGCGGCGATCTTCGTGGCGCTGCTCGGCAAGCAGTACGACGTCACCCCGCCCGGATGGCGCGAGGCGGCGGGGAAGTACGGCGAGTCCGACAGCCGCCGGTCGGTGGCCGATGTCGTGGACGCCCGTTCACTGGACGAGGTCCGAGCCACCAAGAAGGCCGTCAAGGCCGCCGCGAAGGCGAGCGCCACCGACTGACGGCCACGGCCATCCGGGCTTCGCGCCCGGTCTGATCGTTGTTCGCATCGGGAAGAACACCATCGGCGGTACCACAGGTACGGCGTAGCGTGGACGACGGACCGATCCGGTGTCAGACGTGACGCACACGACGACGAGCGGCCGCACAAGCCCCGTCAGGACGGACATTTGCACTGATGACTGCTCCCCAGACACCCGGCTCACCCACCCCGAAGAGCCCGTTCTCCGCTCCGCCGCCGATCAGCCAGACCCGGCGGCAGATCCGCAAGGAACGGGAACGCACCGAACGCGCCACCGTCATCACGGCGGCCGAACCCGCCTACGACGAACAACTGCGGGCCCGGCAGAAGCGCTACTTCATCACCATGAGCATGCGTATCCCGCTGCTGCTGCTGTCCATCGGTCTGTGGGCGCTCGGGGTGCCCGTCTGGGTCGTGCTGATCGTCGCCGCCGCCTCCATCCCGTTGCCGTGGATGGCCGTGCTGATGGCGAACGACCGCGCCCCCCGCACCTCCCGACCGGCCCCGAAGCCGGTCGTCAACGATCAGCGGGCACTGCCTCCCGCCCGGCGGGAGATCGTCGACAGCGACTGACGGTCCGTTCCCGTCACCCGGGCACGGGCCGCGCTCCGAGCCCGGTGACGGCCCGCACCGCGTCCTGCATCCCGCTGACCAGGGCGTCCGCCCTGGACGCGCCGGCGAGCCAGGCGGCCAGCAGGCCGGCGTTGAACGCATCGCCCGCCCCGGTGGCGTCCCGGACCGCGACCGGCCCGGGGTTGGCGCGGGCCACCGTGGCCTCCCGGTCGATCCAGGCGGCTCCGTCGGCGCCGCGGGTGACGGCGATCGCGCCGCCCGGTCCCAGGGCCGCGAGGACCGCCGCCGGCCCGCCCAGTGCGGCCAGCTCCGAGGCGTTGGGCAGCACCAGGTCGACGTCGGCGATCCACTCGCGGAAGCGGCCCGCGCCCACCCCCTGCAGGTGTGGGACGGACTGCGGGTCGACCGACGTGCTCCACCCCCGTTCCCGCGCCGCCGCCAGGGCGCGCACCCCGGCGGCCCGTGACCCCTCGTCGAAGAGCACGTAGCCGGACAGATGCAGGTGGGCCGGGCCGGCCGCAAAGCCCTCCAGGTCGACGTCCCCCGGCGCGAGCGCACCGTTGGCACCCCGATCGGACAGCAGCGTGCGGTCGTCGCCCTCGACCAGCACGACCACGCAGCACGTCGGGCGGACCGGATCGACGGCGAACCGGCAGTCCACGTCGATCGACTCCAGCTCCTCACGTACCGCGATCCCGGCCCGGTCGTCGCCGACGCGGGCGATCAGCGTCACCGGCAGTCCGTGGCCGCGGAGCCAGGTCGCGGTGTTGCCAGCCGCGCCGCCCGCGGTGACCGCGATGGCGGCCCGGGTGTCCTGACCGGTCACGGGGGGCGCCGCGGGCACCGCCACCACGTCCAGACCGACGTCCCCGACGACGACCCGGGTCGCGCCGTGATCGGCGGGGTCGGTCACCGGCCGGTGGCCAGCGCGACCGCCACCGCCGACGCCAGCTCGACGTTGGACGCGACCAGGTCGACGTTCACCCGCAGGCTCTCGCCGTGCGTCGCGGCGTGGAAGTACTCGAGCAGACGGGGGGTGACGTCCTTGCCGCTGACCCCCTCGGACTCCAGCAGAGCGAGGCCGTCGGCCAGCGTGCGGTCGTGCAGGGCGGGGTCGAGCTGCCGGTCGACCGGCAGCGGGTTGGCCAGCACGACGGCGGCGTCGTCGAGCGCGAGGGCCCGGCGGGCCCGCACGATGGCCGCGACCTGTGCGGGGTCGTCCGCGCGCCACGGCAGGGACAGGCCGGTGTCGGACAGGTAGAAGCCGGGGAGGCGGTCCGTGCGGTATCCCACCACCGGCACCGACAGGGTCTCCAGGTATTCCAGGGTCGCCGGGACGTCGAGGATCGACTTCACCCCGGCGCACACCACGACGATGGGCGTCCGGGCCAGCACGCCGAGATCGGCCGAGACGTCGAAGGTCTCGGCCGCCCCGCGGTGCACCCCGCCCAGCCCGCCGGTGGCGAAGACACCGACGCCGGCCTGGTGGGCCAGGGCCGCGGTCGAGGCGACGGTGGTCGCACCGTCCACCCCGGCGGCCAGCGCGGGTCCGACGTCCCGCACCGACAACTTGACCAGTGGCGGCGTCCCGCACACCCGGTCCAGCTGGGCGGGGGACAGGCCGATCCGTACCGCACCGTCCAACACCGCGACCGTCGCGGGCACCGCACCGGCGTCGCGAACCCGCTGCTCCAGTTCGTCGGCGACCCGCCGGTTGTCGCCCGGCGGCAGACCGTGGGCCAGCAGGGTCGACTCCAGGGCGACCACCGCCCGGCCGTCGGCCAGCGCGGCGGCCACCTCGTCGCCGATCCGCAGCAGATCGGTCGTCGGGTCGCCGGTCATCGACGTCGTCCAGGTCCCCGGAGGGCGTCCGGCGGGCGGTGTCGGGCAGTCCTGGGAACGGAATGGTTCATGGCCGCACGGTAGCCGTCAGCCGAGGCCGCGGGTGATGGAGGCGAGCAGACCGAGCACGAGCAGGGTGCCGACCACGATGGCGACGACGCCGCCCGTCGTCCGGCCCCGTCCCCGGGCCCGAACGCCCCAGACGATGAGCAGGACAGCCAGGGCGGCGATGAGCAGGCGGCCGACGAGAAAGCCGGCGGTCTCGGCGGCCGGAGCCGCCGCGACGGCGAGGGCGGTGATCATGCCGGCCCACTCTGCCAGCCCCGGCCGATGGCATCATGGGCGCCATGAGCCAGACCTCCACGGACGTCCTCGAGAAGCCGATCGACCGGGGCACTGACGACGCCCCGGAGATGTTCCACTACGTCCGCAAGAACAAGATCGCCGAGTCGGCGGTGATGGGCAATTACGTGGTCGCCCTGTGCGGCGAGACCTTTCCGGTCACCAAGTCCGCCAAGCCGGGATCCCCGGTGTGCCCGGACTGCAAGAAGATCTACGAAGCACTGAAGAAGGAATAGGCGCGGGTCGGCCGGCCCGGCGGATCAGTGCGCCTGGTCGGCTTCGTACTCGTGCCATTTGCGGGTCTCCCGCCGCGACACCCGCGGTGGGTAGTACTCCAGCGTCGCGTTGTTGAACTGGGCGCCGATGACGATCGCCATGGACATGAAGTAGTAGAAGAGCAGGAACGTGATCGGCGTGGCCAGCGCGCCGTACGTCAGGCCGTGCGAGTAGACGTACGACAGGTACAGGCGCAGCCCGAAGCTGGCCACCAGGAACACCGCGGCCGCGACGAACGCCCCTGGGATGCCGCGGTGCCACGGGTGCTTGTGCTTGGGTGCCACCTTGTAGAGCAGCGTCAGCATGAAGATCAGCCCGAAGACGACGAACGGGTAGTAGGCCAGATTGACGACGGTCGCGACCCGGTCGTGCCAGGAGACCGGGAACAGCTCGGGCAGATAGTTCGGGCCGATGGCCAGCAACGGCAGCAGCACGATGCCGGCGGTGAGCGCGATGAGGTAGAGACCCAGGGCGAAGAACCGTTCCACCACCGGGTGTCGCACCTCGTGCTGGCCGTAGGCGATGGTGATCGACTCGACGAACGCCGACATCGCCGAAGAACCGGCCCACAGGCTGATGACCAGACCGACCGACACGACATCGGCCTGCCCGTTGGACAGGATCGTCTGCACGGTGTTGCCGACCAGGTTGGTCGCGACCTCTTCGTTGAAGATCGTGTTGAGGAAGAGGTCGACCTGCTCCTTGACCGCGTCGATCGTGCCCGGCGGGAAGAACCACTGCACGACGTAACCGGTCATACCCAGCAGGGCCAGCAGTAGCGGCGCGGTCGACAGCGCGCACCAGAACGCGGCCTGCGAACTCATGCCGAACAGCGAGTCGCCCCACGCCTTGGACAGCGTGCGCCCGACGATCTTGCGCCACCGGTGCTTGACCGGGCCTTGCGCGGTGGGGATCGGCCCGGTGCCGTTGCGGTGCCACGGAACCGTCAGCGCCGCCTCGTCGACCGGTGGTTCCGGCATCCCCGCGGCGGTCCCGCCGGCGGGCACGGGTGACGACACGGCGGCCGGGTCGGTGCGGGGGATCGCCACGGTCGGAGCGGCGTCGGCACCGGGGACCGGCGGAATGGTGGTGTTCCCGCCCGGTCCGGGATGCGCAGGACCGCCGGGGATGCCTGGGCGTGCGTGCGTCACCCCGCCAGCATGCCCCGAGCGGTGGGTGCGCTGCACCCGCGACACCGTGATCGCCCCCACCGTTGTCCGACGGTGCCGCGTGACGTGATCCCGCCGACGTGTCCCGCGTCCCACCCGGTTCGGTCACCGCCGGCGGGTAGGGTCGACGGTCGGTCTGGACCCCGGGGGGTCCGCCCGCGTGGGCACGAGCGAAGTGGGGGACGGCGACGGTGGTGGCGTCAGGGTCGGTACGGGACGCGGCGGTGACCGCCCGGTACG
This window of the Nakamurella flava genome carries:
- a CDS encoding phosphotransferase enzyme family protein; this encodes MTDDLDLDALVRRVPAGWSEVRYRGRRWGLRRTDQVGGRTVAIAAEELGGTGWVSTNVLHLTTGAVLKPCEMPAEQVLDFLRGWSPLGPEPDPVEIPLAGGNMGGAARVGATVLRPSGPWSPTVQRLLRHLRNAGLDWVPAPLGVDEHGRDVTSFLPGTVPSYPLPSWIWSDEILVAVATRLGQLHRASASFAVDDAIWRLPTHQPAEVICHNDFAPYNTVFTDRRVTGVIDWDTASPGPRIWDVAYLAYRWVPLTDLVPDGDPSDSVPERARRLRLLTDVYGHGVHPAAVVATAVDRIQELAAFTLGRADAGHPDLHAHVAAYRRDLRWMTTHADKLASPATV
- a CDS encoding methylated-DNA--[protein]-cysteine S-methyltransferase, whose translation is MTAAPPPADPTTPASAFGVSDAELAALQARLADRAEADGLLDIAYRTIDSPIGPLLLAATEHGVLRVAFAGEGFDTVLQRLADRVSARILATPARTDPVARQLDEYFTGRRRSFDVRLDRRLSAGFRAAVQGLLPGVEYGRTVSYAELAARAGNPKAVRAVGTACATNPLPIVVPCHRVLRADGSLGGYLGGPDTKRYLLDLERTATAEEPR
- a CDS encoding RNA polymerase sigma factor, whose product is MTPTPRGAPPFDEIVRRHGATVLRVCRAVLGPGPDADDAWSETFLSALRVWPAPVDNVEAWLVRIAHRKAIDVIRGRERRAVPTAEPAPSEARPAVDPAADATDEVWAAVADLPERQRLAVAYHWFGGLPHTETAELTGSTPAAVRRAAADGLATLRRVLAVHPTSDDPGAAQSPSSRRTGAHP
- a CDS encoding sigma-70 family RNA polymerase sigma factor, whose amino-acid sequence is MTSPATSSRTLTREPEDLDAQGPSADLVRVYLNGIGKTALLTAEQEVELAKRIEAGVFAAHKMSGDETLTPAQRRDLRMIVNDGNRARSHLLVANLRLVVSLAKRYTGRGMPLLDLIQEGNLGLIRAVEKFDYTKGFKFSTYATWWIRQAISRGMADQGRTIRLPVHLVEQVNKLSRLKRELHQQLGRDATMAELAAESGIAEEKIADLLDHARDPVSLDMPVGTDEEAPLGDFIEDSESTSAEAAVVAGFMHSDIDKVLRTLDEREQTVVRLRYGLVDGRPRTLDEIGRVFGISRERVRQIERDSMAKLRAGDRSEMLRAYAS
- the dtd gene encoding D-aminoacyl-tRNA deacylase codes for the protein MRAVVSRVRSASVTVESDEGSQVVGRIDEPGLLALVGVTHTDTPATAVALAAKLHELRILRDEQSAATMDAPVLVVSQFTLYGRTSKGRRPSWTDAAPGPVAEPLVDAVVDELRRRGATVQTGRFGAMMAVTSVNDGPFTVLVEV
- a CDS encoding DUF7059 domain-containing protein → MTANAALPLTDLETVDRLGDDLRSAGYDAEGVPTLLGPSANRALARGEFPPALRATRERTPLGVLVRLFLLGRTESAADVAAALPRTGLERALQAQVLERVDRDTVRAGLDVRPHADDTAEYLVVSDLDSDTRPGPVRTDHVLGIGQASITLARQVIREPVERALDLGTGCGIQALHLGPHAGSIVATDVNRRALALAAATARLNGQQWDLRDGSLFDPVADETFDLIVSNPPFVIGTGEAAFTYRDSGMVGDSVCAALLAGTRQRLNPGGTAQYLANWIVRDDADWRTRVGEWVYGSGCEAWVVQRELADPAEYVGLWLADSGEAGSEQAAATAERWLDWFAAENVTGIGMGSIALRRTDTADPAVTLDELTAAGDELTGPEVAAFLARRSWVLQRSDRDLLATPLSLAADAILEHRAVAGHEGWTTVLRMLARDSGPGATLQLDEWGEALLGGCTGLAPLSLQIELLAAVHGLNEDALAAAVLPSVRVAITRGLLHPVAA
- a CDS encoding HhH-GPD-type base excision DNA repair protein gives rise to the protein MTSRTLHLTGNPEADELLAADGNALLLGMVLDQQVPMEKAFAGPAVLAERMGTPGRIDVPGIAFMNADEFAELCARRPAVHRFPGAMAKRLQGVCQALVERYDGSAVELWSTADSGEELLRRIGDLPGFGAQKAAIFVALLGKQYDVTPPGWREAAGKYGESDSRRSVADVVDARSLDEVRATKKAVKAAAKASATD
- a CDS encoding DUF3099 domain-containing protein, which translates into the protein MTAPQTPGSPTPKSPFSAPPPISQTRRQIRKERERTERATVITAAEPAYDEQLRARQKRYFITMSMRIPLLLLSIGLWALGVPVWVVLIVAAASIPLPWMAVLMANDRAPRTSRPAPKPVVNDQRALPPARREIVDSD
- a CDS encoding carbohydrate kinase family protein → MTDPADHGATRVVVGDVGLDVVAVPAAPPVTGQDTRAAIAVTAGGAAGNTATWLRGHGLPVTLIARVGDDRAGIAVREELESIDVDCRFAVDPVRPTCCVVVLVEGDDRTLLSDRGANGALAPGDVDLEGFAAGPAHLHLSGYVLFDEGSRAAGVRALAAARERGWSTSVDPQSVPHLQGVGAGRFREWIADVDLVLPNASELAALGGPAAVLAALGPGGAIAVTRGADGAAWIDREATVARANPGPVAVRDATGAGDAFNAGLLAAWLAGASRADALVSGMQDAVRAVTGLGARPVPG
- a CDS encoding pseudouridine-5'-phosphate glycosidase, producing MTGDPTTDLLRIGDEVAAALADGRAVVALESTLLAHGLPPGDNRRVADELEQRVRDAGAVPATVAVLDGAVRIGLSPAQLDRVCGTPPLVKLSVRDVGPALAAGVDGATTVASTAALAHQAGVGVFATGGLGGVHRGAAETFDVSADLGVLARTPIVVVCAGVKSILDVPATLEYLETLSVPVVGYRTDRLPGFYLSDTGLSLPWRADDPAQVAAIVRARRALALDDAAVVLANPLPVDRQLDPALHDRTLADGLALLESEGVSGKDVTPRLLEYFHAATHGESLRVNVDLVASNVELASAVAVALATGR
- a CDS encoding DUF3039 domain-containing protein gives rise to the protein MSQTSTDVLEKPIDRGTDDAPEMFHYVRKNKIAESAVMGNYVVALCGETFPVTKSAKPGSPVCPDCKKIYEALKKE
- a CDS encoding YihY/virulence factor BrkB family protein gives rise to the protein MAIPRTDPAAVSSPVPAGGTAAGMPEPPVDEAALTVPWHRNGTGPIPTAQGPVKHRWRKIVGRTLSKAWGDSLFGMSSQAAFWCALSTAPLLLALLGMTGYVVQWFFPPGTIDAVKEQVDLFLNTIFNEEVATNLVGNTVQTILSNGQADVVSVGLVISLWAGSSAMSAFVESITIAYGQHEVRHPVVERFFALGLYLIALTAGIVLLPLLAIGPNYLPELFPVSWHDRVATVVNLAYYPFVVFGLIFMLTLLYKVAPKHKHPWHRGIPGAFVAAAVFLVASFGLRLYLSYVYSHGLTYGALATPITFLLFYYFMSMAIVIGAQFNNATLEYYPPRVSRRETRKWHEYEADQAH